GCCGTTGGCCACGTACACGTCGGCCAGTTCCCGGTGCAGCAACTCGAAGTGGCTGGCCGCGGTGCGCCCGCCCGCTTCGCGTGCCACGTACACGCGTATCGCCAGCAGGCACACCAGGACGACCAGGAACCCGGTCGCGGCGACGCCGAACAGTCGGATCAGGCGGCTGTGTTGACGGTTACGCATTGCTTCTTGCCCCATTCTCGGTCTCGTGCTTATTCGTCCAGGCCCAGTTCCGTGAACAGAGCCTTGTAGGTGGCGAAGTGTGACGACTGGGCGAACTCGCGTACCCGCTCCGGTGGCAGATCGTCGAGCAACTGGTCGAGATATCGGAGCACTTCACGGACATCGTTGCGGAACGAGTCGTCGGACGGCGCCGGAGACGCCGTCGGCGGTGGCTCGCCCGCTGCCATCGCTGCACCCGCCGACGCCTCCGCTTCGCCTTCGGCGGACGGGTTGGCGGCGTGTTCGTCTTCCTCGTCGATCGGTACCAGCCGGATCAAGGGCGCGGGCTGGCTGTCGGATCCCGCCGCCGCGTGCGCCGCGTCGGCCGCCTGCGCCGCGGGGCCGGCGGCTTCGTCCGCCGGTTCGCCGTCGAGTTCCTCGATCGAGACGTGCACCTCGCCCGGGTCGCTGCCCGCCTGCAACAGACCGGAGCGGTCGGCGATTGCGCCGCCGTCCGCGTCCAGGGCGGCAATCCGTCTCTCCAAGGCGGCAACCCGTCTCTCCAGGTCTGCCAGTTGGCCGCCGCCGGCCTCGGGCGCCTTCTCCACCGGCTGCGCCGGCACCTCTTTCACGGTGTTCGCCGCCGCGGCTGCGTAGTCCGCGCCCGGGACGGCAGGCGGCTGCACCGGCGCGGCCGCGGCCACGGCCGGCAGCGGTGCCGGTACCACCGCGGGCGGCGGCACCGGCCCCGCCGACGCGGCAATTCCGGTCCGGTCAGCTCGGCCTGCCGCGCCCGAGCCGGCTGCGGATGCGGCAGCGCCCGCGGCCTGTGCGAGCCGGTCCGATGGCGATGGCTGGTCCGCAACAGCCGGGTGGCGGCCGATGCCCGGCGACCGTGCCGGATCCGGTGATCGGTCCGGACTCGGTGATCGGGCCGGCCCCGGCGACCGGGTCGGCTCGCCGGCGAATGCCGGCGCGGGCGTATCCGCCGCGGCCGGGCCTCCGGCATGCGATCCGGGGTGACCGACCCCGGACTCTGCGGCGCCGTTGCCGTTGCCGCTGTGCGCCGGATGGCCGGCATCGCGCGCGATTGCGCCGGCGGCGGCCTGGTCGGCATCGCTCAACCCGCCGAGGAATTCCTCCTCGGCGCCGGTCAGTTCCGCTGCGGTCTCCACGTCTGCGGTCGCTGCCGGGGGCTGCCGGACCGCGGCCGCCGGTAGTGCGGCCGAATCGACCGTCACCCAGTCGCCGTAGGCTTCCAGATCATTGTCAGGCGCCGGGCGCGTATTCTGCTCCATTGAATCCCTCACATTGAGTATCGGCCTCCTCCTACGGTAGTTGATGGCCGATGCCGTTCAAGAAATCGCGGCAAGGTGCCGTGGCTAGAGGGTGAGGTGAGTGTCCCGCGGTTGTTCTACTGCACCGTTGCCGGTCTCGTGATCGCCATCGTGCTGTCGTTCCTGTTTGGCGCTTCCGGGCTGTCCAACTACCACGACCTGCGGGCGTATCAAGCGCACGTGTCCGACGGCATCGTGGCGCTGCAGGATCGGCACCGGAGTCTGCAGCAGCGCGTCGCCGTGTTGCGCGACAACCCGGAGGCACTGCGGCTGCTGGCGCGCGAGAGCGGATACTTCCGGCCCGGCGAGACGGTCATCGAGGTGGGCCCGGTGCCGGTCGACCCCACCGCCGCGTCCGGCGCGCGCTCCGGGAGCGAATTCGCGGGCGTGGCTCCACTGCTGCAACGCACGCCGCCGTCGCCTCGCGAACCGTTCAACGCCCTGGCCCTGGGCCTGTGCCTCGGCGCCGGCTCCTTTGCCATGCTCAGCATGCTGCGTGGGTTCCGGCGGCGCGCTCAAGCCGGCACGCCAACCCCCCGCGGCGACCTGCCGCACCCCAGGGCGCCGGCGCGTGCGGCGGCGGATTCCTCTCCGTCACGACCGTCCGCCAACGGCGAGTCTCGCGCGCAGCAGGATGACGCAGACCCGGCCAAGGCCGCGCCCGGCGGCGAAGCGGAGGCGGAACCCGCCGGGCGGCGCAGAAGGTCGCGCCGCCGCCGGCGAGACGTAACCGTCTACCGGTTATAGCCCGCCGTATGTCGCCATCCGCGCACCATCCGCGCCATCTGCGCCACACCGAAATATGCGCCGTGCTGCAGCGGCGCGGCATTGTCGTCATGCGCACCGACACGGTGTATGGGCTGCACGGCGTGGCGCCCGACACCGGCGCACGACTCGCGCACCTGAAGGGCCGCGACGAGGCCAAGCGGATGCTGGTGCTGGTGGCGGACGCCGCCGGTGCGGAGGCCGTGACCGGCGCCGCGCCGCCGCCCGCGCTGGCCGCACTGTGGCCCGGACCGCTGACCATCGTGCTGCCGGTTGCGGCGCGCTCCGCCCGCGGCCTGGGGGTGACGACGCTCGGCGTGCGCGTGCCCGGCGACCCGGCGTTGCGCGCCATCGTGGCCGAGGTGGGCAAGCCGATCTATTCGACCAGCGCCAACCGGGCGGGCGAGCCGCCACTGCATGACCATGACGCCCTGCAGCGCGCCTTCGGGGCGGCCGCCGACCTGCTGGTCTACGATGGGCCGCCGTCCGCGGCACAGCCTTCCACCGTGGTCGATGCCACCGTTTCCCCGGCGCGCGTGGTGCGTGCCGGCGCCCTCGCCATCTCCCCCGATCAGCTCGCCGGCAGATCGGGAAGATCGGGCTGATCGGGAAGATCGTGTCCTCGTCGCGCTGCGCAACCGGTAGCGCAGCCCGGCGCCGCGCCGCTCGAATGCAGCCGGAGTTCGCCGCCGGCCGCTACTAGCGCCGGGCGGCGCCGCGGCGTTCCGCGAACCACGGCTCCCAGGCGGCGAGGAACTCCAGGAGCAGTTGCTGCTGGCCGCCGAAAAACTCGCGTTCCAGGCGGGTGCCGACGCGCCCGATGTAGCGGAAGTGCCACGGTTCGTAGTTGTACCCGGTCCGCTCGGTTGCACCGCGCGGGTAGGACAGCGAGAACCCGAACCGCCAGGCGTGCCGTGCCACCCAGCGCCCGTTTGCGGTCTCGCCGTAGCCATCGGAAATGGAGCCGAAGTCGACCGCGGTGCCCAACTGATGCTGGGAGTGGCCGGGGCGGGCCGACACCAGGTCGGCTGCCTCGCGTCCGATCCGGTCCACGTGCCGCTGGTACAAGCCCGCCTGGTAATCGAACGAGCGGTAGGCGGACGAAACCATCAGCTCGATACCGTCGATGCGCGCCGCCTCGACCATCGCCAGGAGGTCGGGCAGGATGCGCCGGGACAGGCGATGGCCGGCCCGGCTGATGGTGATCGGATAGTTGTCGAGCGCGACCAGGTCGGTGGGCACATACTCCTTCGGCAGCGGGTGCTGCTTGTCGACCAACACCCGGAACGAGCGGTCGGCGGCCAGCATCTGCGCCACCAGGTCGAGAAACACCTGACGCTGTGAACGGATGCCCGCGGCGGTTGCCGGATCCAGCCCGTCCAACACTTGGTCCAGCTCCGGCGCCGTAATCGAGAAGTCGGGATGGATCGGCGGCGCCGGCTCCGACGAAGCTCCGCACCCGGCCAGCAACAGGCACAGCGCCACGCCCGGGCCCGGCAGCCGGTGGCGAAACCGTGGCTGCACTCGAGCGCGCCGCCGCGTGCCGCCACCGGCCGCGAGCGGCAACCGGCAGCGCTCCAACCGGCTCAAAACAGGCGCTCGACCACTTCGTCCATGGAATCGACCGGGGTGAATACGACTCCCTTCTTGATGTTGTCCGCGATCTCGTCGAGGTCGCGGGAATTGCCGCGCGGAAAGACGATCTCGCGCACCTTGTTGCGGCGCGCCGCAATGACCTTCTCTTTCAGTCCGCCGACCGGCAGCACCTTGCCGACCAGCGACAGCTCGCCGGTCATGGCCAGCGACCGGCGTACCCGTCTCCCGGTTACCAGCGAGAGCAGCGCACACGCCATCGTGATTCCCGCCGACGGACCGTCCTTGGGGGTCGCCCCGGCCGGTATGTGCAGGTGGATTCGATGGTTGTCGAAGTAGTCGGCGCGAATGCCGTGCCGGGACGCCTCCAGGCGCACGAAAGAATACGCGATGTTGGCCGACTCCTGCATCACTTCGCCCATCTTTCCGGTCAGCGTGATGCCGCCGCGACCCACGTTGGCGACCGCTTCCACCATCAGCACCGCACCGCCGAGAGCGGTCCATGCCAGTCCCATCACCATGCCGGGCGCGGTAATCCGGTTGCGCTGTTCGTCACCGAAGACCGGCTTGCCGAGAAAATCCTCGAGCCGCTCCGGAGTGATCCTGATCGGCAGTTCGAGGTCGTCCGTCATCATCTTCCTGGCCACCTTGCGATGAATCCGGTCGAGCGCTTTCTCGAAGTTCCGCACGCCCGCCTCGCGTGCCCAACCGTGGCTGATGTGGCGCAGCGTGCTGGCCTGGTACTTGATCTGATTCTTGCCGATTCCGGTGCGCTCAAGCGACTTGGGAATGAGATAGCGGCGAGCGATGTTGACCTTTTCCTGGTCGACGTAGCCGGACAGCCGAATCACTTCCATACGATCCAGCAATGGCGCCGGAATGGTGTCCACGGTGTTCGCGGTGGCGATGAACATGACCGGAGAAATGTCGAACGGCAGGTCCAGATAGTGGTCCCGAAACGCGTGGTTCTGCTCGCCGTCCAGGACCTCCAGCAGCGCCGACGAAGGATCGCCCTGGAACGACGCCCCGAGCTTGTCGATCTCATCGATCATGAACACGGCATCGCGCACCTTGGCGATCTTCAAGCCTTGTATGATCTTGCCCGGCATGGCGCCGACGTAGGTGCGCCGGTGCCCCTTGATCTCTGCCTCGTCGCGCATGCCGCCGACCGAGAAGCGGAAGAACTCGCGGCCGAGCGCGCCGGCGATAGACTTGCCGATCGAGGTCTTGCCGACGCCGGGCGGCCCGACCAGGCAAATGATCGAACCGCGCCAG
This Spirochaetaceae bacterium DNA region includes the following protein-coding sequences:
- a CDS encoding septum formation initiator family protein encodes the protein MSVPRLFYCTVAGLVIAIVLSFLFGASGLSNYHDLRAYQAHVSDGIVALQDRHRSLQQRVAVLRDNPEALRLLARESGYFRPGETVIEVGPVPVDPTAASGARSGSEFAGVAPLLQRTPPSPREPFNALALGLCLGAGSFAMLSMLRGFRRRAQAGTPTPRGDLPHPRAPARAAADSSPSRPSANGESRAQQDDADPAKAAPGGEAEAEPAGRRRRSRRRRRDVTVYRL
- a CDS encoding M15 family metallopeptidase; translation: MQPRFRHRLPGPGVALCLLLAGCGASSEPAPPIHPDFSITAPELDQVLDGLDPATAAGIRSQRQVFLDLVAQMLAADRSFRVLVDKQHPLPKEYVPTDLVALDNYPITISRAGHRLSRRILPDLLAMVEAARIDGIELMVSSAYRSFDYQAGLYQRHVDRIGREAADLVSARPGHSQHQLGTAVDFGSISDGYGETANGRWVARHAWRFGFSLSYPRGATERTGYNYEPWHFRYIGRVGTRLEREFFGGQQQLLLEFLAAWEPWFAERRGAARR
- a CDS encoding L-threonylcarbamoyladenylate synthase; translated protein: MSPSAHHPRHLRHTEICAVLQRRGIVVMRTDTVYGLHGVAPDTGARLAHLKGRDEAKRMLVLVADAAGAEAVTGAAPPPALAALWPGPLTIVLPVAARSARGLGVTTLGVRVPGDPALRAIVAEVGKPIYSTSANRAGEPPLHDHDALQRAFGAAADLLVYDGPPSAAQPSTVVDATVSPARVVRAGALAISPDQLAGRSGRSG
- the lon gene encoding endopeptidase La; its protein translation is MEHRQIIPADTVLPPKLIILPLHNSPMFPGVFTPMMIPEGRDERVVRKALNGDGCVGLVMLRGGADEEPRRGAQYKLGADDLHAIGTAAKIVRKINLPDGGINIFLSTLKRFRIAKLLSSEAPVAAAVEYLDNSNMESLEVRALTRALITEMKQISENNPLFSEEMRLNMVNIDDPGKIADFVASILNIDGAEKQSVLDTLDVRERMERVLVFIKKEQELLRIQKRIQDQLNQKIEKSQREYFLKEQLKAIKTELGMPVDAKSSEHQRLSEAFEQLELHGEARERVNDEMEKFALMDPSSAEFVVTRNYLETIAALPWHEPDPKLVDLGRAQRRLERDHYGLEDVKERVLEYLAVGRLKAGNGDGVWRGSIICLVGPPGVGKTSIGKSIAGALGREFFRFSVGGMRDEAEIKGHRRTYVGAMPGKIIQGLKIAKVRDAVFMIDEIDKLGASFQGDPSSALLEVLDGEQNHAFRDHYLDLPFDISPVMFIATANTVDTIPAPLLDRMEVIRLSGYVDQEKVNIARRYLIPKSLERTGIGKNQIKYQASTLRHISHGWAREAGVRNFEKALDRIHRKVARKMMTDDLELPIRITPERLEDFLGKPVFGDEQRNRITAPGMVMGLAWTALGGAVLMVEAVANVGRGGITLTGKMGEVMQESANIAYSFVRLEASRHGIRADYFDNHRIHLHIPAGATPKDGPSAGITMACALLSLVTGRRVRRSLAMTGELSLVGKVLPVGGLKEKVIAARRNKVREIVFPRGNSRDLDEIADNIKKGVVFTPVDSMDEVVERLF